In the Candidatus Fusobacterium pullicola genome, one interval contains:
- a CDS encoding diacylglycerol kinase codes for MEERNKWKNTGITEKFNVAFEGIFETIRTEKHMKFHCFCTIVIFIFSLFLDIGKYETLAIFISVSLIWIAELINTAIESCVDMVTDKYHPLAKRAKDIAAGAVLIAALNALFVGYIVFEKKIVFNLRGVFFILKNSYQHTVLSIFVLIVIIVICIKAITGKGTALRGGFPSGHSALATSILTLITSLTNNPKVFFLALILTILVIHSRIEGKIHTFFETIIGAFLGWAVTYLILVLVAL; via the coding sequence ATGGAAGAGAGAAATAAATGGAAAAATACTGGAATTACTGAAAAATTTAATGTAGCTTTTGAAGGGATATTTGAAACTATTCGTACAGAGAAACATATGAAGTTTCATTGTTTCTGTACTATTGTAATCTTTATTTTTTCACTATTTTTAGATATTGGAAAGTATGAAACTTTGGCAATATTTATAAGTGTATCTCTCATATGGATAGCTGAACTTATTAATACAGCTATAGAGAGCTGTGTTGATATGGTTACAGATAAGTATCATCCCTTGGCAAAAAGAGCAAAGGATATAGCGGCAGGAGCAGTATTAATAGCTGCTCTAAATGCTTTGTTTGTTGGATATATAGTTTTCGAGAAGAAGATAGTTTTTAATTTAAGAGGAGTATTTTTTATTTTGAAAAATTCATATCAACACACTGTCCTTTCTATTTTTGTTTTAATTGTAATAATTGTTATCTGTATAAAAGCTATAACAGGGAAAGGAACAGCTTTAAGGGGAGGATTTCCGAGTGGACATAGTGCATTAGCCACATCTATATTAACCTTGATTACCTCTCTTACAAACAATCCGAAGGTATTTTTTCTTGCTTTAATTCTTACAATTTTAGTTATTCATTCAAGAATAGAGGGAAAAATACATACTTTTTTTGAAACTATAATAGGGGCTTTTTTAGGTTGGGCAGTAACTTACCTAATTTTAGTTCTAGTTGCACTATAA
- a CDS encoding DEAD/DEAH box helicase: MDVKEKISLEAREIMCEEIKKAHGNEVFFRGIPDENGVVTQVQVLARGNEYSVPAILKAMRKGEVIIHNHPSGFLYPSDADVEVASIYSNRMDGASYIVNNDVSDIYIIVELFKDENVKIDIAPYFEKTGLLSQAFKGFEYRDEQLHMATHIEKGLNSETPVIVEAGTGTGKTLAYLIPSIEWAIKNKKRVVISTNTINLQEQLLNKDIPIAKRVIQGDFKYILVKGRGNYLCNRKYHNLALGDSSILEDFSTTQKNQFAEIIKWGNHTETGDKAELSFEADNSIWELFQSETDMCSGNKCPYKNECFFLKSREEKKKADILITNHHMYFSDLAIRKEIGFNTEYSILPEYGLVVFDEAHNIEKVARDYFSYEASKYSFTKTMNQIFVTEGKKKNTGALDAVLKHIKSEEIDSRGILEREIEEIKLKHKSLYIAGREYFNHIIEVFSRGEMGTFTFRAKKEEMENSPFLNSLNEFRDRFLSEYNSYSRKVRELIKDLKDEEDRAGHINDFSRYIDRLDGFINNFRFINDFEDEEFIYWIEVNSRKGNSKLVATPLKIDGELQKNLYLNLKQIIFTSATIAIGNDFSYFKESIGLDKNTLDKVIHSPFNYDKQMKVYLPNDIPNPSDKNFIDEISEYLKTQLIVSKGKTFVLFTSYQTLNYVYYMIKDDLEANGIELFIHGMAPRSQLVNLYINGKNPVLFGTDSFWEGVDIKGHQLSNVILIKLPFKVPSDPVTEAIIEHITAQGKNSFTEYQIPEAVIKFKQGIGRLIRSKSDSGTITILDNRVITKKYGRYFLDSIPTKNINILSRSEILKDISKNSRGGN; this comes from the coding sequence ATGGATGTAAAGGAAAAAATCTCTTTAGAAGCTAGAGAAATTATGTGTGAAGAGATAAAAAAAGCTCATGGGAATGAAGTTTTTTTTAGAGGGATTCCAGATGAGAATGGAGTTGTAACACAGGTTCAAGTTTTAGCTAGGGGAAATGAGTATTCAGTTCCTGCTATTCTAAAGGCAATGAGAAAGGGAGAGGTAATTATACACAATCATCCCTCAGGTTTTTTATACCCATCAGATGCAGATGTGGAGGTAGCTTCTATTTATTCAAATAGAATGGATGGAGCTTCATATATAGTAAATAATGATGTAAGTGATATATATATAATAGTAGAACTTTTTAAAGATGAGAATGTAAAGATAGATATAGCACCATATTTTGAAAAAACTGGGTTACTTTCACAAGCTTTTAAAGGGTTTGAATATAGAGATGAGCAGTTACATATGGCAACACATATAGAGAAGGGATTGAATAGTGAAACTCCTGTAATAGTAGAGGCAGGAACAGGAACAGGAAAAACACTGGCTTATTTGATTCCAAGTATAGAGTGGGCAATAAAGAATAAAAAGAGAGTGGTAATTTCGACTAACACTATAAATCTTCAGGAACAGCTGTTGAATAAAGATATTCCAATAGCTAAAAGAGTTATACAGGGAGATTTCAAGTATATTTTAGTAAAGGGGAGAGGAAACTATCTTTGTAATAGAAAATATCATAACTTAGCACTTGGAGATAGCTCTATATTAGAGGATTTCTCAACCACTCAAAAAAATCAATTTGCTGAGATTATAAAATGGGGAAATCATACAGAGACTGGGGATAAGGCTGAGCTTTCCTTTGAAGCAGATAACAGTATCTGGGAGCTTTTTCAGAGTGAAACGGATATGTGCTCTGGAAATAAGTGTCCATACAAGAATGAGTGCTTTTTTCTAAAATCGAGAGAAGAAAAGAAAAAAGCGGATATTTTAATTACTAACCATCATATGTATTTTTCTGATTTAGCAATCAGAAAGGAGATTGGTTTTAATACCGAGTATTCAATTTTGCCAGAGTATGGGTTGGTTGTGTTTGATGAGGCTCACAATATAGAGAAAGTGGCTAGAGATTACTTCTCATATGAGGCTTCAAAATATAGTTTTACTAAGACTATGAACCAAATCTTTGTAACAGAGGGAAAGAAGAAAAATACTGGAGCTTTAGATGCTGTATTGAAGCATATAAAGAGTGAAGAGATAGATAGTAGAGGAATACTTGAGCGTGAGATAGAGGAAATAAAGTTAAAACATAAGTCTCTTTATATAGCTGGAAGAGAGTATTTTAACCATATTATAGAGGTATTCTCACGAGGAGAGATGGGAACTTTTACCTTTAGAGCTAAAAAAGAGGAGATGGAAAACTCTCCATTTTTAAATAGTTTAAATGAGTTTAGAGATAGATTTTTAAGTGAATATAACTCATACAGCAGAAAGGTAAGAGAGTTAATAAAGGACCTAAAGGATGAAGAGGATAGAGCTGGACATATAAATGATTTTTCAAGATATATTGATAGATTAGATGGCTTTATCAACAACTTTAGATTTATAAATGATTTTGAAGATGAGGAGTTTATCTACTGGATAGAGGTAAATAGTAGAAAGGGAAACTCTAAACTTGTAGCTACACCGTTAAAAATAGATGGGGAGTTACAAAAAAATCTCTATTTAAACTTAAAGCAGATAATATTTACCTCAGCTACAATAGCTATAGGAAATGATTTTTCATATTTTAAAGAGTCGATTGGATTGGATAAAAATACCTTAGATAAGGTTATTCACTCTCCATTTAATTATGATAAGCAGATGAAGGTATATCTTCCAAATGATATTCCTAATCCATCAGATAAAAACTTTATAGATGAGATATCTGAATACCTAAAGACTCAACTTATAGTATCTAAGGGAAAAACCTTTGTACTTTTTACTTCATATCAGACTTTAAACTATGTTTACTATATGATAAAGGATGATTTAGAGGCTAATGGGATAGAGTTATTTATTCATGGAATGGCTCCACGTAGTCAGTTAGTAAATTTGTATATCAATGGAAAAAATCCCGTTTTATTTGGAACGGATTCTTTCTGGGAAGGTGTAGATATAAAGGGGCATCAACTTAGTAATGTAATTTTGATAAAGCTACCTTTTAAAGTACCTAGTGACCCTGTAACAGAGGCAATAATAGAGCATATAACTGCTCAGGGAAAAAATTCATTTACCGAGTATCAGATACCAGAGGCAGTTATAAAGTTTAAGCAAGGGATAGGACGTCTTATCAGAAGTAAAAGTGATTCTGGGACAATAACAATTTTAGACAATAGGGTAATCACTAAAAAATATGGAAGGTATTTTTTAGACTCAATACCTACAAAAAATATAAATATATTAAGTAGAAGTGAGATATTAAAAGATATCTCTAAAAATTCTAGAGGAGGAAATTAA
- a CDS encoding ribonucleotide-diphosphate reductase subunit beta: MDRKKLFNPSGIDSLNERKIIKGNSTNIFNLNNVKYGWANHLYRTMMGNFWIPEKIDLTQDRVDYNNLTSYEKEAYDGILSFLIFLDSIQTNNIPNISDYITAPEINLILSIQTFQEAIHSQSYQYIIESILPKETRNYIYDKWREDKILFERNKYIAEIYQDFLDNPEDKNFAKVIIADYLLESIYFYNGFNFFYLLASRNRMMGTSDIIRLINRDELSHVVIFQQMIKEIKNENGNFFDEKTIYEMFEKAVEQEITWTNHIIGGNVLGITEKTTEAYTKWLANERLKGIGLKPLYQGFDKNPYKHLERFADTEGEGNVKANFFEGTVTSYNMSSSIEGWDEF, from the coding sequence GTGGATAGAAAAAAACTTTTTAATCCATCTGGTATTGACTCACTTAATGAGAGAAAAATTATAAAGGGAAACAGTACAAACATATTCAATCTTAATAACGTTAAGTATGGTTGGGCTAACCACCTTTATAGAACTATGATGGGAAATTTCTGGATACCAGAAAAGATAGATCTAACTCAAGATAGAGTTGATTATAACAATCTTACCTCTTATGAGAAAGAAGCATATGATGGTATTCTATCTTTCTTAATATTCTTAGATAGTATTCAAACAAATAACATTCCAAATATCTCTGACTATATAACTGCTCCAGAGATAAACCTAATACTATCTATACAAACATTCCAAGAGGCTATACACTCACAATCTTATCAATATATAATAGAATCTATTCTTCCTAAGGAGACTAGAAACTATATCTACGACAAGTGGAGAGAGGATAAAATCCTTTTTGAAAGAAATAAGTATATAGCTGAAATATATCAAGATTTTCTAGATAATCCAGAGGATAAGAACTTTGCTAAGGTTATAATAGCTGACTATCTTCTTGAATCAATCTACTTCTACAATGGATTTAATTTCTTCTACCTATTAGCTAGTAGAAATAGAATGATGGGAACTTCTGATATAATAAGACTTATCAATAGAGATGAACTTTCTCACGTTGTAATATTCCAACAGATGATTAAAGAGATTAAGAATGAAAATGGTAATTTCTTTGATGAGAAAACTATCTATGAGATGTTCGAAAAAGCTGTAGAGCAAGAGATAACTTGGACAAACCACATCATAGGTGGAAATGTACTTGGTATTACTGAAAAAACTACAGAGGCTTATACTAAGTGGTTAGCAAACGAGAGATTAAAGGGAATAGGATTAAAACCTCTTTACCAAGGTTTTGATAAGAACCCTTACAAACACTTAGAAAGATTTGCTGATACTGAAGGAGAGGGAAATGTTAAAGCTAACTTCTTTGAAGGTACAGTTACTAGCTACAATATGAGTTCCTCTATTGAAGGTTGGGACGAGTTTTAA
- a CDS encoding HAD-IIIA family hydrolase, with protein sequence MIKLIVLDVDGTLTDGRLYMDDKDNCLKAFDVKDGFTIVQWIKLGGIVAIITGKSSEIVRRRKEELGIQELAQGVSNKVVELNKLLKKYSLSLDEVAYIGDDINDLGVMRLVGFSACPKDAVPEVLERVDYISNKNGGRGAVRDIFEKIMKENGMWEKVLDRYINEN encoded by the coding sequence ATGATAAAATTAATAGTACTTGATGTTGATGGTACTTTGACAGATGGAAGATTATATATGGATGATAAGGATAACTGTTTAAAAGCTTTCGATGTAAAAGATGGTTTTACTATCGTTCAATGGATTAAGTTAGGAGGAATTGTAGCTATTATCACTGGAAAGTCTTCTGAAATTGTTAGAAGGAGAAAAGAGGAGTTAGGTATACAGGAGTTGGCTCAAGGGGTGAGTAACAAAGTGGTTGAGCTAAACAAACTTCTTAAAAAATACTCTCTATCTTTAGATGAGGTAGCCTATATTGGTGATGATATAAATGATTTAGGAGTTATGAGGTTAGTTGGTTTTTCTGCTTGTCCTAAAGATGCCGTTCCTGAGGTTCTAGAAAGAGTAGATTATATCTCTAACAAAAATGGTGGTAGAGGAGCTGTAAGAGATATTTTTGAAAAAATTATGAAAGAGAATGGAATGTGGGAAAAAGTTCTAGATAGATACATAAATGAAAACTAA
- a CDS encoding glutaredoxin family protein → MIKVYGKANCSKCQTLKNILDEKKVNYEYIEDLKTLMMVASKARIMSAPIVEKDEVIYTMEQFLEVL, encoded by the coding sequence ATGATAAAAGTTTATGGTAAGGCTAATTGTAGTAAGTGCCAAACATTAAAAAATATTTTGGATGAGAAAAAAGTAAATTATGAATATATTGAAGATTTAAAAACTCTTATGATGGTAGCTAGCAAAGCTAGAATAATGTCAGCACCAATTGTAGAAAAGGATGAGGTTATTTACACTATGGAACAATTCTTAGAGGTTCTATAA
- a CDS encoding HDIG domain-containing protein, whose protein sequence is MKTINLFGLKLQFEIKRNKYSDENIYSKDYSLREKLIYIILILSIIAFSSKISLISNQYNYKVGDIVRADIYAPNTIIFKDQSAKEKIIEDMIRESGKEYIYSADAEKVYLEYFKDFFSNIYTSKNNKLTTVEDNSIERNTNKRIPNSLIHELLSLKIEEIKKVENKVEHFLEYAYKEGIVQEKNIIFYRGDTKAKYDKLSNLEKAIADIFTSPNYVYDEVKTKKNIQEKVSQIKDQYVEIKAGTLIAKTGEILNERRIKILEACGVYSYKTSFALIFANIIYLGIISSLFYILFFNNHKKEILNKNYYRSSLLIVAGTLLAFRVFNNDLMYLIPADTAFFLLILLVGKNYAIPLFSFVLFYLMPILNYDLKFFTMYFIAMAFAAHIVSKITTRSGIIAAGIQLSVLKVVTYLLFSYFSEIGSFTTAITSSYILISGLISGMLTIAFLPYFEKTFNILTIFRLLELGDLSHPLLKKISVEAPGTFQHSVMVATLSENAATAIGANAVFCRVASYYHDLGKTKRPKFYVENQQNGENPHNKISPFMSTLIITAHTKDGAELAKEYQIPKEIRDIMYEHQGTTFLAYFYNAAKKLDPTVEKEDFRYSGPKPKTKESAIIMLADSIEAAIRSLDEKSPVAMEGMIRKIISGKIEDNQLSEANLTFKEIEIIIKTFVKTLVSIHHVRIKYPGQK, encoded by the coding sequence ATGAAGACTATAAATCTCTTTGGATTAAAACTTCAGTTTGAGATAAAGAGAAATAAATATAGTGATGAAAATATTTATTCAAAGGATTACTCTTTGAGAGAGAAACTAATCTATATAATCTTAATTCTAAGTATAATAGCTTTCTCATCAAAGATATCTCTTATATCCAATCAGTATAACTACAAGGTAGGGGATATTGTAAGGGCTGATATATATGCTCCAAATACTATCATCTTTAAAGACCAAAGTGCAAAAGAGAAGATAATAGAGGATATGATAAGGGAGTCTGGTAAGGAGTATATCTATTCGGCAGATGCTGAGAAAGTTTATTTGGAGTATTTTAAAGACTTTTTTTCAAATATCTATACTAGTAAAAATAATAAGCTAACTACTGTAGAGGATAACTCAATTGAAAGAAATACTAATAAAAGAATTCCTAATTCACTAATACATGAGCTTCTTAGTTTAAAAATAGAAGAGATAAAGAAAGTGGAAAATAAGGTTGAACACTTTTTAGAATATGCTTATAAAGAGGGAATTGTACAGGAAAAAAATATAATATTTTATAGAGGAGATACAAAGGCAAAATATGATAAGCTCTCAAATTTAGAGAAAGCTATTGCTGATATATTTACCTCTCCAAACTATGTTTATGACGAAGTAAAGACAAAGAAGAATATTCAGGAAAAAGTTTCTCAAATTAAAGATCAGTATGTAGAGATAAAAGCTGGAACATTAATAGCTAAAACAGGAGAAATTTTGAATGAGAGAAGAATTAAGATATTAGAGGCTTGTGGGGTATATTCATACAAAACAAGTTTCGCCCTAATATTTGCAAATATAATATATTTAGGAATAATATCTTCACTTTTTTATATATTATTTTTTAATAATCATAAGAAAGAGATTCTTAATAAAAACTATTATAGGTCATCACTTCTAATAGTGGCAGGAACACTTCTTGCCTTTAGGGTATTCAATAATGATTTGATGTATCTGATACCAGCGGATACAGCTTTTTTCCTATTGATACTATTGGTAGGAAAAAATTATGCTATACCATTATTTTCATTTGTTTTATTTTATTTGATGCCTATATTGAACTATGATTTGAAATTTTTTACAATGTACTTTATAGCTATGGCTTTTGCTGCCCATATAGTTTCTAAGATAACAACAAGATCTGGAATAATAGCAGCAGGAATACAGCTATCAGTACTAAAGGTAGTAACATATCTACTATTCTCTTATTTCTCAGAGATAGGAAGTTTTACTACAGCAATTACTTCAAGTTATATATTGATATCAGGTCTTATATCTGGAATGTTAACTATAGCTTTTCTGCCTTATTTTGAAAAGACATTTAATATATTAACAATATTTAGATTATTAGAGTTAGGGGACTTATCACACCCACTTCTAAAGAAAATTTCTGTAGAGGCACCAGGAACTTTCCAACACTCTGTGATGGTGGCAACTCTTTCAGAAAATGCGGCTACAGCTATAGGGGCTAACGCAGTATTTTGTAGAGTAGCTTCATATTACCATGATTTAGGAAAGACAAAACGTCCAAAATTCTATGTAGAAAATCAGCAAAATGGAGAGAACCCACATAATAAGATATCTCCATTTATGAGTACGTTAATTATTACAGCACATACAAAAGATGGAGCTGAATTAGCAAAAGAGTATCAGATACCAAAAGAGATAAGAGATATAATGTATGAACATCAGGGAACGACATTCCTAGCATATTTCTATAATGCTGCTAAAAAATTAGATCCAACAGTTGAGAAAGAGGATTTTAGATACAGCGGCCCTAAACCAAAGACAAAGGAATCAGCTATTATAATGTTAGCTGACTCTATAGAGGCGGCTATCAGATCTTTAGATGAGAAATCACCTGTGGCTATGGAGGGAATGATAAGAAAAATTATCAGTGGTAAGATAGAGGATAACCAACTTTCAGAGGCAAATTTAACATTTAAAGAGATAGAGATAATAATAAAAACATTTGTAAAAACACTTGTTAGTATTCACCATGTGAGAATAAAATATCCAGGACAAAAATAA
- the ybeY gene encoding rRNA maturation RNase YbeY, with translation MDLVLDMSLEIEGFDDLVNEEEIRGYVEKVLEKEYDSKAPVYVSLLFTGNDEIQVINREYRDKDQPTDVISFAYHETEDFDIGPYDTLGDIVISLERVVEQAKEYNHSPKRELFYVLTHGVLHLLGYDHIEEEERKEMRAKEEEILGSFGYTREM, from the coding sequence ATGGATTTAGTATTAGATATGTCTTTAGAGATAGAAGGATTTGACGATTTAGTAAATGAAGAGGAGATAAGAGGGTATGTAGAGAAGGTACTTGAAAAGGAGTATGATAGCAAAGCTCCAGTGTATGTATCACTACTTTTTACAGGAAATGATGAGATACAAGTGATAAATAGGGAGTATAGAGATAAGGATCAACCAACAGATGTAATATCATTTGCTTATCATGAAACAGAGGATTTTGACATAGGACCGTATGATACTTTAGGAGATATAGTTATCTCATTAGAAAGAGTAGTAGAGCAAGCAAAAGAGTATAATCATTCACCAAAAAGAGAGCTTTTCTATGTTCTAACTCATGGAGTTTTACATCTATTAGGATATGACCACATAGAGGAAGAGGAAAGAAAAGAGATGAGAGCAAAAGAGGAAGAGATATTAGGTAGCTTTGGTTATACAAGAGAGATGTGA
- a CDS encoding ribonucleoside-diphosphate reductase subunit alpha, protein MKFVINRAGIREELDIKKIREKLIKACENLEVNMVELESHIDAIYQEGITTKKIQEALITQAVSMTSFEESDWTYVAGRLLMMETEREVFHKRGFSYGNFLKTVRELVEKNIYDKRLGEYSDEEIDELGRYISPERDMLYDYAGANMLVNRYLIKYLGNTYELPQEVFMCIAMLLASNEKDRVSIAKRFYDALSLKKVSLATPILANLRIPRGNLSSCFITAVDDNIESIFYNIDTIAKISKNGGGVGVNISRIRAKNSMVNGYYNASGGVVPWVRIINDTAVAVNQQGRRAGAVTIALDTWHLDIEKFLELQTENGDQRTKAYDIYPQVVVSDLFMRKVENDELWTLVDPYEVRMKYGVELCELYGVEFEKMYFKLEDDENLTLKKVIRARELFKEIMKVQIETGMPYIFFKDSANRMNHNQHMGMIGNGNLCMESFSNFSPSKNYKEEAIDETGIRKVDLGIVHTCNLVSMNLAEVSREELEEITSIAVRILDNTIDLTQTPILESDRHNSLYRTIGVGTMGLADYMAREFMIYEDSLDEIDKLYEEIALYTLKASALLAKDRGAYSYFKDSMWDKGIFFQKDRAWYEQNSDFAEKWSEVFDLVAQYGLRNGELSAVAPNTSTSLLMGATASVNPTFSRFFIEKNQKGAVPRVVKYLKDRAWFYPEFKNVDSKVYVKMMSRIGKWTTQGVSMELLFDLNKNIKAKDIFETFLTAWKEGCKSVYYIRTIQKNTNITKDKEECESCSG, encoded by the coding sequence ATGAAATTTGTAATAAATAGAGCTGGTATAAGAGAAGAGTTAGATATAAAAAAAATAAGAGAAAAACTGATTAAAGCCTGTGAAAATTTAGAAGTAAATATGGTGGAATTAGAGAGCCATATAGATGCTATCTATCAAGAAGGAATCACAACAAAAAAGATTCAAGAAGCCCTTATAACACAGGCTGTTAGTATGACTAGTTTTGAAGAGTCAGACTGGACATATGTTGCTGGTAGACTTCTTATGATGGAAACTGAGAGAGAGGTTTTCCATAAAAGAGGGTTCTCTTACGGAAATTTTTTAAAAACTGTAAGAGAGCTAGTTGAAAAGAATATATATGATAAAAGACTTGGAGAATACTCTGATGAAGAGATAGATGAACTAGGAAGATATATCTCCCCTGAAAGGGATATGTTGTATGATTATGCTGGAGCTAATATGTTAGTTAATAGATATCTTATAAAATATCTAGGTAATACCTATGAGTTACCTCAAGAGGTATTTATGTGTATAGCTATGTTACTGGCTAGCAATGAAAAAGATAGAGTAAGTATAGCTAAAAGATTTTATGATGCACTATCTCTTAAAAAGGTATCATTAGCTACACCAATACTTGCAAACCTAAGAATACCTAGAGGGAATCTGTCATCTTGCTTTATCACTGCTGTTGATGATAATATAGAATCTATCTTCTATAACATTGATACAATAGCTAAGATAAGTAAAAATGGTGGAGGAGTAGGAGTAAATATCTCTCGTATCAGAGCTAAAAACTCTATGGTAAATGGATATTATAACGCAAGTGGAGGAGTTGTTCCTTGGGTTAGAATAATAAATGATACAGCTGTTGCTGTTAACCAACAGGGAAGACGTGCTGGTGCTGTAACAATAGCTTTAGATACTTGGCATTTAGATATAGAAAAGTTCCTAGAGCTTCAAACAGAAAATGGAGACCAAAGAACAAAAGCTTACGATATCTATCCACAGGTAGTTGTATCTGACCTATTTATGAGAAAGGTTGAAAATGATGAGCTTTGGACTTTAGTTGACCCATATGAAGTGAGAATGAAGTATGGAGTTGAACTTTGTGAGCTATATGGAGTAGAGTTTGAAAAGATGTATTTCAAGCTTGAAGATGATGAAAATCTTACTTTAAAGAAGGTAATTAGAGCAAGAGAGCTATTTAAAGAGATTATGAAGGTTCAAATTGAAACTGGTATGCCATATATCTTCTTTAAAGATAGTGCTAATAGAATGAATCATAACCAACACATGGGAATGATAGGTAATGGAAATCTTTGTATGGAAAGTTTCTCTAACTTCTCTCCTAGTAAAAACTATAAAGAGGAAGCTATTGATGAAACTGGTATTAGAAAGGTAGATTTAGGTATAGTACACACTTGTAACTTAGTATCTATGAACTTAGCTGAAGTATCAAGAGAGGAGCTTGAAGAGATTACTAGTATAGCTGTAAGAATATTAGATAATACAATCGACTTAACTCAAACACCTATACTTGAATCTGATAGACACAACTCTTTATATAGAACAATAGGAGTAGGTACAATGGGACTTGCTGACTATATGGCTAGAGAGTTTATGATATATGAAGACTCTTTAGATGAGATAGATAAGCTTTATGAGGAGATAGCTCTTTATACACTTAAGGCTTCTGCTCTTTTAGCAAAGGATAGGGGAGCTTACTCATACTTTAAAGACTCTATGTGGGATAAAGGTATATTCTTCCAAAAAGATAGAGCTTGGTATGAACAAAACTCTGATTTTGCTGAAAAATGGAGTGAGGTATTTGATTTAGTTGCTCAGTATGGATTACGTAATGGTGAGCTTTCTGCTGTGGCACCTAATACTTCTACATCTCTACTTATGGGAGCTACTGCCTCTGTAAACCCCACTTTCTCTAGATTTTTTATAGAGAAAAACCAAAAGGGAGCTGTACCTAGAGTTGTAAAATATTTAAAGGACAGAGCTTGGTTCTATCCAGAGTTTAAAAATGTAGATTCTAAAGTCTATGTAAAGATGATGAGTAGAATAGGAAAATGGACTACTCAAGGGGTATCTATGGAGCTTCTATTTGACCTAAATAAAAATATCAAAGCCAAGGATATCTTTGAAACTTTCCTAACAGCTTGGAAAGAAGGGTGTAAGTCTGTTTACTATATCAGAACTATTCAGAAAAATACTAATATAACAAAGGATAAAGAGGAGTGTGAAAGTTGCAGTGGATAG
- the rpsT gene encoding 30S ribosomal protein S20 codes for MAHSRSAKKRVLIAERNRERNQAVKSRVKTMVKKVLAAVEVKEVEAANAALSVAYKELDKAVTKGIIKKNTASRKKARLAAKVNAL; via the coding sequence TTGGCACATTCAAGATCAGCTAAAAAGAGAGTATTAATAGCAGAAAGAAACAGAGAGAGAAATCAAGCAGTAAAATCTAGAGTTAAAACTATGGTTAAAAAAGTTTTAGCAGCTGTAGAGGTTAAAGAAGTAGAGGCAGCTAACGCAGCTCTATCAGTAGCTTACAAAGAGTTAGACAAAGCAGTTACTAAAGGAATAATCAAGAAAAACACAGCATCTAGAAAGAAAGCTAGATTAGCAGCTAAAGTAAACGCACTTTAA